The nucleotide window GACTCCCTTGGGGACGTGTTGCCCCTCGGGCGAAGGCTGGGTGGGTCGTGGTCGTCTGGAGGCGTGCGGTGCCTGACGGAGGCCGGTCGCGGACGGTCGAGCCCGCGGGTGCCGGAGGCCTGGTGGTGTCCGGCTCGCGGGGTGGGCCGGACCCGCGTCCGCCTTGTCGGCCGCGACGCGGACGGTGATGCGAGCGGCGAACCGGTGACCACCACCGGACCGGCGCGGTGGCCGTCGAAGGCAGGCGGGAGAGCGGGCGGGGGCCGGTACGCCTGCCGTCGGCCGTTACTCCTCGTTCAGGAATTCGGCCACCAGCTCCGTGAGTTCATCGGCACGTTCCACGATCACGAGGTGACCGCTGTCCAGCTCCTCGTAGCGGCTGCCGACTATCGCCTCGTGCAGTTCGCGCGTCGCGGTGACCGGGACGATCTGGTCCCGGGTGGCGCCTATGACCAGGGTCGATGCGGTGACGCGCGGCAGGAACGGGCTTATGTCCAGGCGTACGTCCAGGTCGATCTGTCGCAACGTGCCTTCCCCGAAGCCGGCCTGGGCGACCAGCTTGGCGATCTCCTCGTCGCCGGCCGCGTCGAGCCACGCCGGGGACCACCCTTCAAGTTGCACGAAGCGGTGGAAGAGGTCGCGGTCGGTGTGCCAGAGGCGGCGCCACAGGTCGAAGGCGAGCCGCTGACGCGGACCGCTGACCGCCCAGCCGGCGACCAGGACGAGCCGGCGCACCAGTTCCGGACGGAGCGCGGCCAGCGTCGCGGCGACGGCCGCCCCCAGCGAGAAGCCCACGACGTCCACCGGCCC belongs to Streptantibioticus cattleyicolor NRRL 8057 = DSM 46488 and includes:
- a CDS encoding alpha/beta fold hydrolase; protein product: MRLAVNGDELVEYDVTGSGRGLVLVHGTGGDAETNYGHLVDRFAARHTVIRPNYSGAGGTKDSGGPLTPERLAGQVAAAVRDAEDDGPVDVVGFSLGAAVAATLAALRPELVRRLVLVAGWAVSGPRQRLAFDLWRRLWHTDRDLFHRFVQLEGWSPAWLDAAGDEEIAKLVAQAGFGEGTLRQIDLDVRLDISPFLPRVTASTLVIGATRDQIVPVTATRELHEAIVGSRYEELDSGHLVIVERADELTELVAEFLNEE